From Arachis stenosperma cultivar V10309 chromosome 2, arast.V10309.gnm1.PFL2, whole genome shotgun sequence, one genomic window encodes:
- the LOC130960763 gene encoding putative disease resistance protein At3g14460, with protein MAGVLVGGAFLSGFINVVLDRLISADAVNLVVGKKLSPDLVERLKNALTDAGALVDDAELKQLDNYDVKEWLNCLRDALYTADDLLDRVCTKAATQKGVCNFLPSFLNSEDRKMVNEIERVVRRIEDLENRKGKLGLEKISTASFSWKTPSTSLVRGNVYGREDDKKALIKMLNDNNEHQLSVISIVGMGGVGKTTLAQWMYNNAELMDGFDRKAWVCISESFNIVETSRNIVKEISANAQDLDSFNSIQDALKKGLSKKKFFIVLDDVWSNDLHQWKDFLAPFQYGVKGSTILLTTRKEDVGSVVQTNYHPHYLIPLSEDYCWSVFAANASFPESNGNPTLEGIGRSIARKCDGLPLAAETLGCLCRRHVAEEWEKISRSDIWGFSINDSKIIPALLVSYHQLPSYLKRCFVYCSLFPKDYHFEKDELILLWMAEDLLRLPKRGESLEEVGCMCFEELVSRLFFKKLQDNDEYFVMHDLLHDLAVFLAGDFYCRIEELGEQEEKKVLTRHFSYFPPGRLDHPISKVFDSNAKLESLRTSLYIDDLFSMESIASKFICLRVLSFDKLDVLPDSIGELIHLRYLNLSWTDINRLPESLCNLYNLQILILFACTKLTMLPINMHNLVNLRHLDLRGTSLEEMPGGISKLKHLRTLSFFLVGKQEDNGIQELGGLSNLEGSFEIRKLENIVDVKEAVNARMTNKNLINELCLEWSSGDDMVPNTRAERDILDSLQPHNSLKELSIEGYKGTIFPDWLGHCSYKNMISVSLKSCNNCCMLPSLGQLPSLKALRIQDFGQLSSIGMEFYKNEDNPSLHIAPPFPLLEILTFYNMPCWEEWHLPDSKAFPQLKTLQIIDCPMLKGDMLHQVFMRIVSSSSDALKVRKLFINKFRVGWLPGMSLKGDTLSITGSECVVESAFNEMMSNNHLPSLQEVEIFGCSFAVSWPLLPKSLQKLTIRQCSKLEFLQHKFDLVELLIDSCDSLTSLSLDVFPNLKNLRIDRCENLESVSMSEAPHAALQRLIIWGCSKLVSLAGEGLAAPNLIHLSVTWCSKLEALPCHMKSLLPSLQSLKIYGCSDMCRLAEGDLPPNLKELEVAICEQQMRDLSWMPNLHALTHLTIRGWECKNIKSYPEVGSLPHLPSLTTLVISQFNNMETLECNELLRLTSLQQLHIEFCNKLENMEGEKLPPSLLLLQLTEYGLLGEHCKNKHQLIWPKISHIPTIKFADF; from the coding sequence ATGGCTGGAGTTCTTGTTGGGGGAGCTTTTCTGTCTGGCTTCATTAATGTTGTCCTGGACAGGCTCATTTCTGCTGATGCTGTCAACCTGGTTGTGGGCAAGAAGCTTAGCCCTGACTTGGTTGAGAGGCTGAAGAATGCTCTGACAGATGCTGGAGCTCTTGTTGATGATGCGGAGCTCAAGCAACTGGATAACTATGATGTGAAGGAGTGGCTCAACTGTCTCCGAGATGCTCTCTACACTGCTGATGACTTGCTGGACCGCGTCTGCACCAAAGCTGCAACTCAAAAGGGGGTATGCAATTTCTTGCCTAGCTTCTTGAATTCTGAAGACAGGAAGATGGTGAATGAGATAGAAAGGGTGGTTAGAAGGATAGAAGATCTTGAGAACCGTAAAGGAAAGCTTGGGCTTGAAAAGATTTCCACTGCTAGCTTCTCCTGGAAAACTCCATCCACTTCTCTTGTAAGAGGGAATGTGTATGGAAGGGAGGATGACAAGAAGGCCTTAATCAAGATGCTGAATGACAACAATGAGCATCAACTGTCAGTGATCTCTATTGTTGGCATGGGTGGTGTTGGTAAAACTACTTTGGCTCAATGGATGTATAATAATGCAGAGTTGATGGATGGATTTGATCGGAAAGCATGGGTTTGCATTTCGGAAAGCTTCAATATTGTTGAGACTTCAAGGAATATAGTAAAGGAGATCTCTGCAAATGCTCAGGATCTTGATAgcttcaattcaattcaagatgCTTTGAAGAAAGGATTGTCCAAAAAGAAGTTCTTTATTGTTTTGGATGATGTTTGGAGTAATGATCTTCATCAATGGAAGGATTTTCTAGCCCCTTTTCAATATGGGGTTAAGGGAAGTACTATTCTTCTGACTACTCGCAAGGAAGATGTTGGTTCAGTAGTTCAAACAAATTATCACCCTCACTATCTCATTCCATTATCAGAAGACTACTGTTGGTCAGTGTTTGCAGCCAATGCTTCTTTTCCAGAATCAAATGGGAACCCGACACTAGAAGGAATAGGCAGAAGCATTGCTAGGAAGTGTGATGGTTTGCCATTAGCAGCCGAAACCCTTGGTTGCTTGTGCAGAAGGCACGTTGCTGAGGAATGGGAAAAAATATCAAGGAGTGACATTTGGGGATTTTCTATAAATGACAGTAAGATTATTCCAGCGTTGCTAGTAAGTTATCATCAACTTCCTTCATATTTAAAGCGTTGCTTTGTTTATTGTTCATTGTTTCCCAAAGATTATCACTTTGAGAAAGATGAACTAATTTTGTTGTGGATGGCCGAAGATCTTTTAAGACTAccaaagagaggagagagcttGGAAGAGGTTGGTTGCATGTGTTTTGAAGAATTAGTTTCAAGGTTATTCTTTAAAAAGCTTCAAGACAATGATGAGTATTTTGTGATGCATGATCTCTTGCATGACTTGGCAGTATTCCTTGCTGGAGATTTCTATTGTAGAATAGAAGAACTTGgtgaacaagaagaaaagaaggttcTCACTCGCCATTTCTCATATTTCCCACCTGGAAGGTTAGATCATCCAATCTCAAAAGTCTTTGACTCCAATGCGAAGTTGGAATCTTTGAGGACATCGTTGTATATCGATGATTTGTTCAGCATGGAAAGTATCGCATCTAAGTTTATATGCTTGAGAGTTTTATCCTTTGATAAACTTGATGTATTACCTGATTCAATAGGTGAATTGATTCATCTACGCTATTTGAATCTCTCTTGGACTGACATTAACAGGTTGCCAGAATCATTGTGCAACTTGTATAATCTACAAATATTAATACTGTTCGCATGTACTAAGTTGACCATGTTGCCCATTAACATGCACAATCTTGTGAATTTACGGCATCTGGATCTCAGGGGAACTTCTTTGGAAGAAATGCCTGGAGGAATAAGCAAATTGAAACACTTGCGTACCTTAAGTTTCTTTTTGGTGGGCAAGCAAGAAGATAATGGAATCCAGGAATTAGGAGGGCTCTCAAATCTTGAAGGTTCATTTGAGATAAGGAAGTTGGAGAATATTGTGGACGTGAAAGAAGCAGTGAATGCAAGGATGACAAACAAGAATCTCATCAACGAATTATGCTTGGAGTGGTCTTCAGGTGATGATATGGTTCCGAACACAAGAGCCGAGAGAGATATACTCGACAGCTTGCAACCTCACAACAGCTTGAAAGAGTTGTCCATCGAGGGATATAAGGGTACAATATTTCCAGATTGGTTGGGCCACTGTTCATACAAAAATATGATAAGTGTATCTCTGAAGTCTTGCAACAATTGCTGCATGCTGCCTTCACTTGGACAGTTGCCATCTCTTAAGGCCCTGCGGATTCAAGATTTTGGTCAGCTTAGCAGCATTGGAATGGAGTTTTACAAGAATGAAGACAATCCTTCTTTGCATATTGCTCCTCCTTTTCCCTTGTTGGAGATTCTTACATTTTATAACATGCCATGTTGGGAGGAGTGGCACTTACCTGACTCAAAAGCTTTTCCTCAGCTTAAGACTCTTCAAATAATAGATTGTCCAATGTTAAAGGGAGATATGCTTCATCAGGTATTCATGAGAATCGTTTCTTCTTCATCGGATGCTTTGAAAGTTCGCAAGTTATTTATAAACAAATTTCGAGTAGGATGGCTTCCAGGTATGTCACTTAAAGGGGATACATTATCAATTACGGGAAGTGAATGTGTGGTGGAGTCTGCATTTAACGAAATGATGAGCAATAACCATCTACCCTCCCTCCAAGAAGTAGAAATCTTCGGGTGTTCGTTTGCTGTGTCCTGGCCTTTACTACCGAAATCTTTGCAAAAGCTCACAATCAGGCAGTGCAGCAAACTGGAATTCCTACAGCACAAGTTTGATTTGGTAGAGCTACTAATAGACAGCTGTGATTCACTGACCTCCTTGTCGTTGGATGTCTTTCCCAATCTCAAGAATCTCCGGATTGATAGGTGTGAGAATCTGGAATCAGTGTCAATGTCAGAGGCACCACACGCTGCTCTTCAACGTCTCATAATCTGGGGGTGCTCCAAATTAGTGTCATTAGCAGGAGAAGGACTGGCTGCACCCAACTTGATTCATCTCAGCGTCACATGGTGCTCAAAGTTGGAGGCATTACCATGTCACATGAAGAGTCTACTCCCAAGTCTACAGTCTCTCAAGATATATGGTTGCTCAGACATGTGCAGGTTGGCAGAGGGTGATTTGCCGCCTAACTTGAAAGAACTTGAGGTGGCAATTTGCGAGCAACAAATGAGGGATCTATCATGGATGCCCAACTTGCACGCCCTCACTCATCTTACCATTAGAGGTTGGGAGTGTAAGAACATAAAGTCATACCCAGAGGTGGGTTCGCTGCCTCACCTTCCCTCCCTTACCACTCTTGTGATATCCCAGTTCAATAATATGGAGACATTGGAGTGCAACGAGCTTCTCCGCCTCACCTCCCTTCAACAATTGCACATTGAGTTCTGCAACAAGCTGGAGAATATGGAAGGAGAAAAGCTGCCTCCCTCTCTCTTGCTACTTCAACTTACAGAGTATGGTTTGCTGGGAGAACACTGCAAGAACAAGCATCAACTAATCTGGCCCAAGATTTCCCACATCCCCACTATTAAATTCGCAGATTTCTGA
- the LOC130961226 gene encoding putative disease resistance RPP13-like protein 1 has protein sequence MTPSSSLVRGNVYVREDDKKALVKMLKDNSEHHLSVMAIVGIGGVGKTTLAQWLYNNQEEFMKGFDLKAWVCISEKFEVVETTRNVIKQIHGSTCSLDDFDLLQNALKKELSNKKFFIVLDDVWSDDGDKWSNFMTPFQQNGNKRSIIFLTTREENVAFAVQNCRPYFLRKLSEDYCWSVFAKNASFPESNGRAALEEIGRKIVKKCDGLLLAAETLGRLLLTKHDVEEWNKILMSHIWEFPVNKSKIIPALPISYFHLSPHLKRCFVYCALFSKDYPFKKDELILLWMAEDLLPPPKRGKSLEEVGCECFDKLTSRLFFTKTKGFDHFFGMHDLLHDLAIFLAGNFYCNSEELGKEEEIKIQTRHFCVDLRHCSSKLYNSISKVESLRTLLLFANFSSPNCNIEAATCEILSKCKYLKVLSSDKLDVLPNSTGELIHLRHLDLSYTRIKTLPDSFCSLCNLQTLKLRRCFELTTLPSGLHNLVNLPHLDIRGTSLEEMPGKMSKLNQLHVLGSFIVGKHEDNGIQELAGLVNFHGSVEIKGVFGKPV, from the coding sequence ATGACTCCATCCAGTTCTCTTGTGAGAGGGAATGTGTATGTCAGGGAGGATGACAAGAAGGCCTTAGTCAAGATGCTGAAGGACAACAGTGAGCATCACCTGTCTGTGATGGCTATTGTTGGCATAGGTGGGGTTGGTAAAACAACTTTAGCCCAATGGCTGTACAACAATCAGGAGGAGTTCATGAAGGGATTTGATCTGAAAGCATGGGTTTGCATTTCGGAGAAGTTTGAAGTTGTTGAGACAACAAGGAATGTCATAAAGCAGATCCATGGAAGTACTTGTAGTCTGGATGATTTCGATTTACTTCAAAATGCTTTGAAAAAAGAATTGTCCAATAAGAAGTTCTTTATTGTTCTGGATGATGTTTGGAGTGATGATGGTGACAAATGGAGTAATTTTATGACCCCTTTCCAACAAAATGGAAATAAGAGAAGTATTATTTTTCTGACTACTCGAGAGGAAAATGTTGCTTTTGCAGTTCAAAATTGTCGCCCTTATTTTCTCAGGAAGTTGTCTGAGGACTATTGTTGGTCAGTGTTTGCAAAAAATGCATCTTTTCCAGAATCAAATGGGAGAGCAGCACTTGAAGAAATAGGCAGAAAGATTGTCAAGAAGTGTGATGGATTGCTATTAGCTGCAGAAACACTTGGCCGCTTGTTACTTACTAAGCATGATGTTGAGGAATGGAACAAGATACTAATGAGTCATATTTGGGAATTTCCGGTGAATAAGAGTAAGATTATTCCAGCATTACCGATAAGTTACTTCCATCTTTCTCCACATTTAAAGCGTTGTTTTGTTTATTGTGCTTTATTTTCCAAGGATTATCCATTTAAAAAAGATGAATTAATCCTTTTGTGGATGGCAGAAGATCTTCTACCACCACCAAAAAGAGGAAAGAGTTTGGAAGAAGTTGGTTGTGAGTGTTTTGATAAACTAACTTCCAGATTATTTTTCACGAAGACAAAAGGCTTTGATCATTTTTTTGGGATGCATGATCTGTTGCATGACTTAGCAATATTCCTTGCTGGAAATTTCTATTGCAACTCAGAAGAACTTGGTAAAGAAGAGGAGATAAAGATTCAGACTCGGCATTTTTGTGTAGATTTACGTCATTGTAGCTCAAAACTTTATAATTCTATTTCTAAAGTAGAATCTTTGAGAACATTATTATTGTTTGCCAATTTCTCATCTCCCAATTGCAACATTGAAGCGGCAACATGTGAGATATTATCAAAGTGTAAATACTTGAAAGTTTTATCCTCTGATAAACTTGATGTGTTGCCTAATTCAACAGGAGAATTGATCCATCTCCGCCACTTGGATCTCTCTTATACTCGTATAAAGACATTGCCTGATTCTTTCTGCAGCTTGTGTAATTTGCAAACATTGAAGTTGCGTCGTTGTTTTGAGCTTACTACGCTGCCTAGTGGTTTGCATAATCTTGTGAATCTGCCGCATCTTGATATCAGAGGAACTTCTTTGGAAGAAATGCCCGGAAAAATGAGCAAATTGAATCAGTTGCACGTTTTAGGTTCCTTTATCGTTGGCAAGCACGAAGACAATGGAATCCAGGAGTTAGCAGGGCTGGTAAATTTTCACGGATCCGTTGAGATTAAGGGTGTGTTTGGCAAACCAGTTTGA
- the LOC130960457 gene encoding protein P21-like translates to MMATTKTLSIFLVLATTYLAAARAAQFDIINKCSYTVWAAAVPTGGGRQLNSGQTWTIQVAARTTAARIWARTGCSFDGSGNGHCNTGDCGGRLQCSGYGQPPNTLAEFALNQYNNLDFYDISLVDGFNVPMQFSPTSNGCTRSISCTADIIGQCPSQLKTNGGCNNPCTVFKTDQYCCNSGSCSATDYSRYFKTRCPDAYSYPKDDQTSTFTCPGGTNYKVVFCP, encoded by the coding sequence ATGATGGCCACAACCAAAACCCTCTCCATCTTCCTCGTCCTCGCCACCACATACCTCGCTGCCGCCAGGGCAGCACAGTTTGACATAATCAACAAATGCTCCTACACCGTCTGGGCCGCCGCGGTGCCCACCGGAGGCGGCCGGCAGCTTAACTCTGGCCAAACATGGACCATTCAGGTTGCTGCCCGCACGACCGCAGCACGCATTTGGGCCCGAACAGGATGCAGCTTCGACGGTTCAGGAAACGGACACTGCAACACCGGCGACTGCGGCGGTCGGCTCCAGTGCAGCGGATACGGCCAACCACCAAACACGCTGGCAGAATTCGCCCTAAACCAATACAACAACCTGGACTTCTACGACATATCCTTGGTGGACGGTTTCAACGTTCCCATGCAGTTCAGCCCCACCTCAAACGGGTGCACGCGCTCCATTAGCTGCACTGCCGACATCATCGGACAGTGCCCTAGCCAGCTGAAGACTAATGGCGGCTGCAACAACCCTTGCACTGTTTTCAAGACGGATCAGTATTGTTGCAATTCTGGTAGCTGCAGCGCCACTGATTATTCAAGATATTTTAAAACTAGATGCCCTGACGCATACAGTTACCCTAAGGATGACCAGACAAGCACGTTTACTTGCCCCGGAGGAACCAACTACAAGGTTGTCTTTTGCCCTTGA